A region of the Struthio camelus isolate bStrCam1 chromosome 11, bStrCam1.hap1, whole genome shotgun sequence genome:
GATGTTACTGCATTGTAATGAAAATAGATTACACTAAttagataatttttaaaagagaaatgtagAGATTAGGACTCTAGGGAAGCTATGCTATATTGTGGATAAAATGTTTACCAGATGATATTCTGTAGAGTTATTTCcaattgttaggaaaaaaaaaaaagcataaaaacattCAGAAGTCATGGTGATGAGGCTGTTGGAAattaaaatggaacaaaaaacTTCCTcgtttgatttaatttttcagtggagattgttaaataaaaagaaatcacagtCGGTGTTATTTCTGAGCCTAGAGGAAAgttgcatttcatttcttttttttttttttttctgtcaagttAAATATATGGAGAGAGGGATTTCAAAGGAAATGCTGGCAGATCCGTGCTATTGTGATACAAGCAGTATATATTTAGTAACTTAAGGGAGGAGAGATCTTTATTGAGCTAAAAAAATTATCAGTGACAATTGTTTGGACTTCAAAGAGTGTTGGAAAATTGGCTGACATTGTTAAGGTGTTATGCTTTGGCCCATGTCCTCTAATGAGCGTTATTTCTGACAGATTCCTGCACCTGTGCAGAGTTTCGCTGGTGGTACTAGGAGGAGTGCATCTGCACAGTTTAGATCACAGAATTAAGGCCACCGATTTATGTTTTGCAAAGATTTGTTTGTGCTTAGTTTCACATTATGCAAGTAATCATGGTGACTGTTGACTGTGAAAATTCAGTCACAGTGTTAAGAATCTGCCAGTGTTGTGCGTAGTGTTGTGCATAGTGTAGAATAGCGACATCGAAGTTGTTTTAAATGAACAAGCTGGGATACCAAAGGCAGTCTGCTGTGTAGCTTTATTCTGAACATTTATAGGGATGATGCTTTAGGTGTAGGCTGCACAAAGAAGTTCTTTACACAGAAAGTCTGTATTATAAGATCTTTAAAGTTGCAGGTTGATGAGTGTTGTATGAAAGGAAGGCTATTATTAATACTGTACCAGCCAATCTCCTCAGCGTGTATGTAGTTTATAATATGGTCTTTGGGAAAAGTACTTTTATTGATGTTACTTGGTGAGATATTCCAGCTAGGTGACTTCTAAGGACAAAATAATTGTCTCAGAATGGGTGCTTGTTGCTTTCATAGAAATGTCACACAAATTTGTATCCTGAATGACACCGCTGAGTCAGCAAACGTGTGCTGTGGACCTGGGTTTGCCAGGTTTTACTTCTGACAGTTTGAGTGGTAACTTCTTGTCCAGCCAAGGtaaataagaaaaggaagcaatAGCAGGATCTACTTTTTTAAGATTAGTGGCTTTCAGCCCGCAAGTTTGTGGAATCCTGGAGCGGGGGTTATGCACTGTGTTTTTGGTGGGTGCATAAGAAAAGGAAGCCTGCTAATAGGCTTAGTGATCCATACTTCCACTGATATTTTGACTTTTGAGTTTTTGGACCCCTAAACCTTTGCTGTTGGCTGAGCTGAAGATCATGGGTAGCTGGACTTGTGGTATGACACCAGGATTCAGAACGAAACCTGTGCAGTGTTTAAATAGACAGTAAAGCATCAACATCATGCTAATGATTCAAAATAATCTTTCTGAATTTTAGTAAATACAATCACTTTACAACGTTTGCCAGTAGTTTGCTCTTGGTTGCACGGTAGTCTGCAGAACATATTAAAATAGGGTTTAAagcattttttagaaaaaaataacttctcttCGCTTCAGAAGATTGcctgtatgtatgtataatgtTGGCAGTAGAGATAGGTATCCTTTAAGATAACCTTTAGTTCTCATATATGCTTACTGAATATTGCATTGCATTAactttttgcaggattttttctTAATGTTCTGCCTGTAAGAAGTTTCagaataaattgttttatttttgtgagcTGGCAGTTTTTTCACATTAGATCCTCCTATAATCTGTATACGTTTGGATGGAACAATGGCTCTTACTCAGCAATAGTACGTTAAGTTGTTCAAGAAATAATACCGAGACTTGCTGTGCAAAGCGATTCCAGAGCCTATTAATTCTTCTGGAACAAAAGGGATTTATCAGAATTCTGTTAAGCACTTAGAACCCAAATTGCCATTTTCTAGACCCCTCTTAATAAGGTAGCAGAATATCAACTTGGAACACTATCACTGGGGATCTGTTTTCAGAATATTATTAGTAGCATTTCAGTGAACTGGAAATAAATCTGTGCTCTGAAAAGAAACTGGATCTTGGGGAAAGAGATTTCGGTAAGAACCCTACTTTTAGATTCTACAAggatgattttctgtttttaaaaaataaagaagctgAAAAGCTTAGATTATGAATAAGAGTCAGATCCTGCAAATCGGAAGGTATGAAAGGGACTACAAAAACAGTCTATGCATGTTTTAATGAACATCTAAATTTGTATACTGTTTCAAGTATGAAACATTTTTATCTGGTGCTTGGAAATGTGAAAACCATGAtgtttgaaacattaaaaaaagcacttatttttgATTGTTCATAATACTAGGACCGTTCCCTGCTAGAAATCCTAGAAACTACATTTCTTCAGGTGCTACCAGATTAGTTTACTAGTCCAGTAAAAACCTGAAATGGACATTGTTTGATAAAGCTTCATTCGAAGTGGAACTTACAGCTAATAAATCAGTAGGAAGTTACTTGTGTTCTTCTTCTTTTAATGTTTCCTACAGTAGAATAACAtcaagctgcaaaggacaccttGAGTTTGATTAGTAACCTATAGGAGATGCAGTAAAATATGACGCTCTTGGAAAAGACAGCATGTAGCTGTTTTACTTGGACTTTACGTACTACAGACAGAACCATGATAAGTACGCTCAGGAATCTGGCCTTAACTTTATTTTATGAATTAGATTTAGGACTGTTGCTTGATCAGGTCATGGGTTTTGGTTTTAGTTCTGGAGTGacactcaaaataaaacaaaactaggGGCAAAGGGAGGGAGAATCATGATGGTTGTACTTTGGTTAGAGATGGGGGCGGTAGAatacctttcttattttttaatcaaataaatcCAGAATCTCTTTGGTATTATTCatctcagttatttttaaagtgattgcCTTTAACTACCATCCAGTTGTAACCTGAGTTTATTTAAGCAAGGCATGACGGTGTTCTTCATTCTTTTGTTCTGAATCTACGATTTGACGTACCTCAGTGCATATGTGAGCAGATACGTAAGTTATTACACTTCATCCCGGAATGTCTTGAGTAGGTCACTGCTTGCAGCAGGATTCCTGCTTAAACGATGACTACTGTTGCTTTATATCTTTGTGCTTCCTCActtctgctctgtcttttctcaAGTGCTAGCTTCGTGAGGCAAGGATGGAATTTTGTTGTTTGGTTTGTATTTGCAAAGAATCAATGTAAGCAACCATTGTCGTGGACTGGGACCCCAAAGTTCTGCAGTGAGACACTGAAGGAGtgcttttccatttatttgatAGTGGTGTGTTAACTAGAGGGAAACCTGATgcaaatatacttttttatttccgTATTTTTTGAAGGAACTTAAATATAGGTTCATAACCAAGCGTCAGGTTCTGTGTTTTCTACGTTTTTGTCTGCATCGGTTTGCTATAAATTTATGGAAATAAtctgcttcccttttctctttttttttttttcttccctttttcccttcagaaTTGCCAAAATGCTTTGGAATTCTTAAACGATTCAAAAACTGAAGTCTCTGAGGATACGAAATCATAAGAACACAAGAAGCAGCAAGGAGGATTCAGTGCCAATGCAGCAACAAAAAAGACAGCCAGAGTTAGTGGAAGGAAAtcttcctgtttttgtttttcctacagaACTTATATTTTATGCAGATGACCAGTCAACACACAAGCAGGTGTTGACTCTTTATAACCCCTATGAGTTTGCCTTAAAATTCAAAGGTGGGTTTCTTAGGTTAAGTTCTATTAAAGGGTTAGTTGGTGATCTTGAAGAGCCTAATTCTAACTCATGTAACAAATCATACTGGTGGCAAAACTAAACTTGCATCTATACATAAATCTATTTATAAAATTTGTGAGGTATTCATGTTTTATTACTACTACTGTCCTTTTCAATTGCAGTTCTTTGTACAACTCCCAATAAATATGCGGTGGTTGATGCTGCTGGTGCAGTGAAGCCTCAATGCTGTGTTGATATGTAAGTAAAAGttggttatttattttttcctaattataGGACATTTGAGAATACCTTGATTTCCTTTGTTATTGAAGAGGTAGTGAATGCCAGCATGTACAATATAAATTAAATTGGATAAATATATAGTGTTTTTCTTATCTCTTATAGTCTTCTGGTTGCCCCGCCTTTGCTGTTCTTTTGCTTTAGGGCAGAGGTACTAGAATATTGGatatgcttcctttttaaattttgtctttAAACATAAGTAAAATGCTAATAAATGCATCCGGTAGTATAGTTTATACGTCAGCAGTGAGAGTAATATGAGCCTCCTCTAAACACTTTCTTtctaagaagaaaagcaagaccCCCAGGGCTGGGATTTCTTTGTGAGAAATATTTGTTTGCAGATTGGCAAAATGAAAATGTATGAAGTTCTACTGAGCACACTTTCCTGGGACATGTTTAATAAAGGTACTTTTGCCTACCTTTCCCCCGACCACcactcttgttctctctcttctttccttgttTCTCCTTTCAGGTCCTAACCCAATAACAGAGAAAAGATGAAGAGCAGTGAAGTTACCATAGCGATGTATAGGGCCTGTAGGCTGCTGTAATTCCAAGTAGAGAAAGTAATAGATATTTAAGTTAAAATAGCCTGAACTTTTTCATCTTCCATTTGCCACATTATTTCTGTGCTGATGTATATGAGTTCTGGGTAGTCAGGTATGACTGAAGAGAGTATGAAGTACCTAAAAGAGCAGACTGAGCTTTCTGTTTAGAAATTTGCTGACTGTAAGACTCTGGAATCTCTGgaccatggggggaaaaaaaaaaaaaaacctactgagTGATCTAGGCTTTGCCAGGTAAATGGTACTGTGCGTATGGAACTGGTCTTTTCCTTAGGCTGGTTTCATTAGGTATAATTTAGAAAATTCTAGGGACTCGCCAAATAGAGAGGATGTTCAAAACACTGTTTGGACTAATAAATTTGAGTGGGCAGGGGGAGTAATCctaaaaacagcacaaaactgaTCAGAAGATACCAGCATATAAGTGAACTATTCTAGTCGTTAGCAGACACGTACACAATGTTGATTACATTTAGTTCATCTTAGACAAATGTCTTTTAATAACTGAACGAAAATAAGATGTATGCTTGTTCCACAGGATTTTTTGGTGTAGCAAAAACCCCGCCCTGTTCCAATGGTTGTTGTCTAAGGGCAATGTTTACTGCTAGGATATGAGCGGTACTATGTTAAGTATGGCCATTTGCCAGATAAACAGATATTCTACAGAGCTTGTAATTATGCAATGATCtctaaaaagaaacaggagaatGTATCTGTTTATAAGGGTTTGCAGAGAAACATCTCTTTGCTTGGCAGCAGATGCATGTTCTCATAGCACAGTGTTATGTAAAGATTCTGTTGAGGTTGATACTTAGTACCATGGTACTAAGAGTAGAAACAGAATTTAAGAAAGAAGtgttaaaggaagaaaagagagttgAACTGCCTGATATGTTCAGTTGTATGCATTAAGGTAATTGGAAAAAAGCCTTTTGTTTTAGTGAAGGCAGTTGCCCAGCCAGCAAATTACTTGCTGAAAGCCTGTCATAAGCACGCTCTTTTGCTTCTAAAGCAATGTAGAACTACCTATGTTCCTGCAAACTTCTAACTTAGAAGATGACTTACTTTCTGTTTCCTTGTTGAATAGTCTATTCAAACTGAATACCAATTGCAAGAACTGGCTATGTGTTAATGATTGACTTTGTAGATATCTTGATGTCATGCAGTTCCTTTAAATGCAGTCTACAACgcaaaaatctgtttcttgcaGCTTTTTAATATGTATGTTGTCACAAAGATGCATTTCTTGGAACAATTTTAAGAGTACTGTCCTGTATCACTAAAGATAAaaagactttttccccccctcaggaTGTGTCAACTTTCTTGAAGCCaaatcacttttttgtttttttttttttttaaatcggatGAGCTGttattttcttagaaatgtaGAGTagcctttccagaaaaaaaaagtattccactttggaaaaaataattgtaGTCCATATTAACCCTAGGAATTGATATGACTTCAAAACCGAAATGGTATCAGTTTTCTGATGCTAGCTATGTGAGTATTCTCATAGTATAACTGCAGAGAGGAGGCAGCTAAGCAAAGCACCATTCCAGAGAGGTCTGTATGGCCTTTGATCATgttgttttaaaactgctttttacgGGTCCTGCATGCAATTTTTCCATGAAATACCATAAAACTGGAAGGAATGTAACAGCCATCAGTCTGCCTTATTGTTGAAGCTGTCTTGGTCAACCTATTCAAAACAGTAGAGCTCAGGACACTCGCTCAGCGGTGAGGAAGTTTACCTGGAAAACAACTGAATCTCTGGTTAGGACTCAAGGGATATGTCTACGCTGCAGTCCGAGTTGTGGCTACCGCTCGTGTAGATGTACCTGGCCTAGCTCTCGCTAGCTAGTGGAGTAGCTGCAACTTCGTGCATTTCAACACAGGCTGCAAAACATACTCAAGGTTAGCTAGATGAGATGAACAAAGCTTTGACAGCACGGAGCCCTCTTGGTGCTATCCAGACTTGCTCACTGAAAGACAGCCAAGATGTGCTTATACAGATATGCAGCTATAATTCTGACTGCTCCGTAAACGTTCCCCGAATGGTGGCTGAATGATTTTGAAAATGCCTTTATTGCAGGCTCATTTGTTGCTATAGGGAGAATGAGTTTTGCTTCTGAGAAAACACTGTAAAACTTTGAGCATGATTCCCTCAAAAAGCTAGACTTTTGCCGTCACCTTGTCTGTCCAAGTGTTTGGCAGTCCTAGTCTTCTTCTCTCCGTCCTTGTCCACCCCTGTCCCCCATACCTTTTGAACTCATTGGCCAACGTCAAACAACTTTGATAAAGGATTAGGCTTGTATCGAATAGTTAATACTTCAGGAAAATTGGCAGTTAGGTCTTAGATTGAGGCAAAGGCTGTGTTCTGAGATAAagaattaaatattctttttggCCAGCCAATCGGAGCAGGTGTCTTTGGGAACCAGAGAACCCTCTCAAGTGCAGCCAgcgtggggaggggagagagaaggcaagatcAGATCTCCAAGAATACTGAGTGGAGGAGAAGGGAATGAGGATCTAGACTATTACATTGAATCTATGTATGGGTGAAAGAGGGGGGAAATTGGGATGTACGATGCATTTCCATAGGAGACCTGGCTTTATTAGTTCTCCTGTTCAAAAACGTTATTTTCCTCCGCAGTGTGATCCGTCACAGAGATGTTCGGGCTTCTCACTATGGTGTGATAGATAAATTCCGTCTGCAAGTGTCTGAGCAGAGCCAGAGGAAAGCACTGGGGAGAAAGGAGATTATTGCTACTCTACTTCCATCTGcaaaggaacaacaacaaaaggaagaggaggaaaaacgaATAAAAGAACACCTGACTGAAAGTGTCTTTTTTGAGCAGACTTTGTGTCAACCAGGTAGTTGAAATCTTACTTTTACTCCTCGAGTCCTCTGAAACGGTTTTGAAAAGCTCAAGTGACTAGAAAAGACTAgactaaataaatttaaaattaattattttaatttcctgtaaGACTGCCATCTTTATCACTGAGGCGTGGTGGTGCTCAAGAGCCCAAACTGTGGCT
Encoded here:
- the MOSPD1 gene encoding motile sperm domain-containing protein 1 isoform X3 → MQQQKRQPELVEGNLPVFVFPTELIFYADDQSTHKQVLTLYNPYEFALKFKVLCTTPNKYAVVDAAGAVKPQCCVDIVIRHRDVRASHYGVIDKFRLQVSEQSQRKALGRKEIIATLLPSAKEQQQKEEEEKRIKEHLTESVFFEQTLCQPENRTASSGPSLLTVFLGIVCVAALMLPTLGEVESLVPLYLHLSVNQKLVAAYVLGLITMVILRT
- the MOSPD1 gene encoding motile sperm domain-containing protein 1 isoform X2, with amino-acid sequence MQQQKRQPELVEGNLPVFVFPTELIFYADDQSTHKQVLTLYNPYEFALKFKVLCTTPNKYAVVDAAGAVKPQCCVDIVIRHRDVRASHYGVIDKFRLQVSEQSQRKALGRKEIIATLLPSAKEQQQKEEEEKRIKEHLTESVFFEQTLCQPENRTASSGPSLLTVFLGIVCVAALMLPTLGEVESLVPLYLHLSVNQKLVAAYVLVFNSCLSGLITMVILRT
- the MOSPD1 gene encoding motile sperm domain-containing protein 1 isoform X1, coding for MQQQKRQPELVEGNLPVFVFPTELIFYADDQSTHKQVLTLYNPYEFALKFKVLCTTPNKYAVVDAAGAVKPQCCVDIVIRHRDVRASHYGVIDKFRLQVSEQSQRKALGRKEIIATLLPSAKEQQQKEEEEKRIKEHLTESVFFEQTLCQPENRTASSGPSLLTVFLGIVCVAALMLPTLGEVESLVPLYLHLSVNQKLVAAYVLDLKNSNTKLVLLSHYLAEIRS